One Candidatus Zixiibacteriota bacterium genomic window, GGGGTGGCTGGCCGAGAGTTTTTCGAAGAAATTGGGATCTCCCTGGGACATGGCGGCCAGTTTTTCGAACATGGTGATTGAGGCCTGGGGATCATACCCCGCTTTTATCATGTATTGTATGCCATAGTTGTCGGCTTCGTTTTCATTTTCGCGGGAATATTCGGCAAAGGTCAGACCCAGACCGATATTGACCGCCTGGGCCATGATGCCGGGGTTCTTGCCGAAAACCAATTGCTCGGCCAGAGAGACACCCATGGCGGCCTGAAGCCTCTTGATCCCGTGACGGGCGACGACATGCGAGATCTCATGGGCCAGAACGGCGCCCAGTTCGCCTTCGTTATCCATCTGTTTGAGCAGGCCGGTATAAACATAAACATATCCGCCGGGGGTGGCAAAGGCATTGACAATATTGGAATCAATGACGGCGAAATGGTAATCAAGGTCCTTTCGGTCAGATACGGCGATAATTTTCTGCCCGATACCATCCAGATATTGTTGCCAGAGCGTGTCTCGGAGAACGGGATTTTCCTTGCGGATGGTGGAATCCATGCCGGCGCCGATGGAAACCTCGGTTTCAGTTCCAATGAAAATCAACGAGGTCTTGCCTCCCGGCCCGGTGACAGCACAACCGAAAAGCAGCGGCAATAAGAGGCTCAGAATTACGGCAATTGAGGGTGATTTCCGAAGAAAGAGCATCATAGTTTCATTTTTTCCGCGATATCGCTGATAAAAGGCAGACGATATTCCTTGCCCTGAATTCCGAAAATGATGCCGGCCGCAGAGGCGCCCAGGGCCAGAATAAGGACGGTCCGCCAGACAGCGCCGGAAAGCCCGGGTATTAATAGTATCCCGGCCAGCAATTCCAAGAGAAAAAGGAGCAACCCCTGTTTGCTATGAAAACGGGCCTGCTCGCTTTCTCTCATCTGCAACAAGGGGATCAGGCAAAGAAAAGGTATATAAGCCAGAATCGAGGCAATCATCCCCTGATCTTTGGCCACCTCCGCATCCTTGACAGGACTTCCGCCAGTCTCATCCAGCCCGGGTATCTGCGACGGGCTGACAGTCTCTTCGTCTCTTTTGAAAAATGATTCCGCCATATCCTCTCCCCTGTTCTTATACCTGCCAGAAGATTTCCTGATCGCGTTCCGGCAAATCAATTGCGATCGGGTCGTTGATCGGCCATCTTTCGAGCGATTCGTTTGCCGAATAAAGCATAACCGAAAATTCTAGCCGACCGCTTCCGCCACGGAGAAGCGCTTTGCGTTCAAATCGGGCTTCCAGCAATTGGTTAAAGATATAACTATAATCACCTTTATCTCTCAGTACCCCCTTTTCCAGGGGGATTTCTTTCTGTCCGATATTTTTGAAGTCAACCACAACGCGGCCGTTCTTAATGCCAACTAAATCAAATCTTCTGGCGAAGTCAAGGCGAATGTAAAAGTTGTCGGTATCAAAGGCAAAGTAGATGGCGGTGATGATGCTGTCGACGCGATGCATGGCGCCGCCGGAACCAAGACAATTATAATGTCCGGC contains:
- a CDS encoding M48 family metallopeptidase; this translates as MMLFLRKSPSIAVILSLLLPLLFGCAVTGPGGKTSLIFIGTETEVSIGAGMDSTIRKENPVLRDTLWQQYLDGIGQKIIAVSDRKDLDYHFAVIDSNIVNAFATPGGYVYVYTGLLKQMDNEGELGAVLAHEISHVVARHGIKRLQAAMGVSLAEQLVFGKNPGIMAQAVNIGLGLTFAEYSRENENEADNYGIQYMIKAGYDPQASITMFEKLAAMSQGDPNFFEKLSASHP